The Lentimicrobium sp. L6 DNA segment GATGTTATTCCATATGAAGTTGGTGCTTATTATGTTTTTGATCGAGGTTTTGTCGACTTCACGCGTCTATATCAGATAACCAAACTTTCATCATATTTTGTAATACGAGCAAAATCAAATTTAAAATTTAGTCGAATATATTCGAACAAAGCAGATAAGGGAAATGGAGTAAAAGTAGACCAAATAGATCGACTTACTGGATACTATATTTCCAAAAACTACCCTGAAAAAATAAGACGAATTAAATACTATGATTCTGATACTACACGAACATTCATCTACCTAACCAATAATATGGATACTACAGCAAAACAGGTCGCTTTGTTGTATAAAAACCGATGGCAAGTTGAGTTGTTTTTCAAATGGATTAAACAACATTTAAAAGTTAAATCATTTTGGGGTACCACAGAAAATGCTGTTCGTA contains these protein-coding regions:
- a CDS encoding IS4 family transposase, encoding MYAFDSSTIDLCLSVFWWAKFRKNKGGIELHTLYDITAKIPVFIHITEATIHDVNAMDVIPYEVGAYYVFDRGFVDFTRLYQITKLSSYFVIRAKSNLKFSRIYSNKADKGNGVKVDQIDRLTGYYISKNYPEKIRRIKYYDSDTTRTFIYLTNNMDTTAKQVALLYKNRWQVELFFKWIKQHLKVKSFWGTTENAVR